The Klebsiella quasivariicola region TGTTATAGATTTCCGCGGCGTTAACGGCATTGGCCATTAAGAGTGCCGGTACCATGAGTGCCAGTACTTTTCTTTTCATTATATATTCCCTTTTAATAATAATTGCTATGAATTATGACAAACCCTCCGGAATGACGATCCGATACTAACGACTAAGTTCACCTTTATTTAAAATAAAATATGTAAATAAATAATGTAAAATATTTCTAATTATTTCCATGTGGTTCTTTATATTAAATTTGGATGTTTGTGCAAGATTTATTATCTTATTATATAGCAATGCTTTATTGGAACATTGGTTAGATGTTGTTAATGTTATGAAATGGATTGTATAAATTATAGTCAAAGGCATTATTCATTATGGAAATTTATTTTTCGTGAATGGAAATAACCAGGAAATTATTAACTCAGCTTGCGTTATTTAAAGAATGAATGGCTTTAAGCTTACGGGGAAATAATCAAGACACCTCTTCAGTCTGTGTGCATTGGCAGCAGAAGTCGCGAGCTGGCGCAGAAGAAAGAGATGAAACTGCTGCCTGTGACGCAGGTTGGCGGTATAATGTGATGTTAGTCACGTTTTTGGTGGCGGTAGTGTGTTGTGTCACGGAGAGGAAAGAGATGGAAGAGCAGGCAAAACGCAGCCCCGGAGGGAAGCTCGCGTTATGGGCGTTGTATGCTTTTTGCGGATACTGTATCTGGGTCATTGTGCGTTACTGGTGGGTGGTCGGAAAAATTCAGAGCGTTCCCGGCGCCAGCGTGGACGGCGATTTTGGAACCACGGCAGGGAAATGGCTGGGTGCGCTGTTGGGGATGCTGGTTCTCGGGGGCATTGGGGCGATACTCGGCGCGGTCGTCTGGTATACCCGACCGTCCCGCGGTGGCCAGGATAATCAGCGGTAAAGTTGCTATGCTCGAGGCTGACCTTTATAGAGAGGAAAGCCTATGGACCTGATTGACTGGCAGCAACGGTTTGAGCACTGGATACTCACGCATCACACGCAGGATGATGCCGCGCACGATCTGTCCCATTTTCGTCGCGTCTGGGCCACGGCCACTCAACTGGCCGCAGGGGAGGATGTTGACCAACTGGTGCTGCTGACGGCTTGCTATTTTCATGACATCGTCAGTCTGCCAAAAAATCATCCCGAGCGAAGCCGCTCCTCCATGATGGCCGCCGAGAAGACGCTCGCTATCCTGCAGTCGTCGTTTGCCGATTTTCCTGCAGAGCGTTATTCGGCGGTCAGTCATGCCATTGAAGCGCACAGCTTTAGCGCGTCTATTTCCCCCCGGACGCTGGAAGCGAAGATTGTGCAGGATGCCGACCGTCTTGAGTCGTTGGGGGCGATTGGTCTGGCGCGGGTCTTCGCCGTCTCCGGCGCGCTGAACACCATCTTGTTTGATGCCGCTGATCCCTTTGCCGACCAGCGGGCGCTGGATGACAGAAAATATGCCCTCGACCATTTCCAGTGCAAACTCCTGCGCCTGCCGGAAAGCATGCAAACAGTCAGAGGCAGAGCGATGGCCGAGCATAATGCGCTTTCTCGTCGAATTTATGGCCAAGCTTAGCGCGGAGCTGCAGGGCGAGCCGCTGGCGCTGGATGAAGCGGTTTTACGCCGCTTTGCACCGCAGGCGTCAACCGACCCGTGATTTATGGTACTCTCTGCAAAAATCGTCCGCGCTGGTTGAGGATATGCCACAAAAGTTAATCAAGGAAAACAAGTCGTTGTCGTTGACGGAGCAGGCCAGTGAAGAGGCTCAGGCGCTGCTGCGTCAGTTAATGACGATCTACGATGTGAAAACGCTGGTCGCCGAGCTGATAAGCGTCGGGGAGCAGCACTGGAGTGCGGCGATCCTCAAGCGAGTGGTGACGCTTAACCGCGTGGCGGAACGTTTACGTCCGCAGGAGATCGCCCATCTGGCGACGCTGCTGCCCTCGCCGCCGGTCCATCATCCGCACTATGCGTTCCGTTTTGTCGATCTTTTTGCCGGCATTGGCGGGATCCGCAGCGGTTTTGAAGCTATCGGTGGGCAATGTGTCTTTACCAGCGAGTGGAACAAGCATGCCGTGCGTACCTATAAGGCCAACTGGTACTGCGACCCGCAGCAGCATCGCTTTAATGAAGATATTCGCGATATCACTCTCAGCCATCGTCCTGAGGTCAGCGACGAAGAGGCGGCACAGCATATCCGCGAGACCCTCCCTCAGCATGACGTGCTGCTGGCAGGCTTTCCCTGTCAGCCTTTCTCCCTCGCCGGGGTGTCCAAAAAAAATGCCATGGGCCGCGCCCACGGTTTTGCCTGCGAAACTCAGGGAACACTGTTTTTTGATGTGGTGAGAATTATCGCTGCCCGTCAGCCAGCCATTTTTGTGCTGGAGAACGTTAAAAATCTGAAAAGTCACGATCAGGGACGTACCTTCCGCATCATCATGCAGACGCTGGATGAGCTGGGTTATGAGGTGGCCGATGCCGGGCATACCGGAGCGGATGACCCGAAGGTGATCGATGGGCGTCATTTTTTACCGCAGCACCGCGAGCGCATTGTGCTGGTGGGTTTTCGTCGCGATCTGCAGCTGCATGAAGGATTTACCCTGCGCGACATCGCTGCGCTCTATCCGTCGGTGAGGCCAACGTTTGGCGAGCTGCTGGAGCCGACGGTCGATGCGAAATTTATCCTCACCACGGTATTGTGGAAATATCTCTATCGTTATGCCCGCAAGCACCAGGCGCGGGGCAATGGCTTTGGTTATGGCCTGGTTGATCCCAGCAATCCCCATAGTGTGGCCCGGACGCTGTCTGCCCGCTACTATAAAGATGGTGCCGAAATTCTTGTCGATCGCGGCTGGGACCGGGCGCTGGGTGAGACGCATTTCGACGATCCGCAAAATCAACTGCGGCGGCCTCGCCGGTTGACACCGCGCGAGTGTGCCCGGCTGATGGGCTTTGAATCGCCGCAGGGGATGCGTTTTCGCATTCCGGTATCGGATACCCAGGCCTATCGTCAGTTCGGCAACTCGGTGGTGGTTCCGGTCTTTGCCGCGGTGGCGAGACTCCTGGCGCCGCGCATCGCTCAGGCAGTGGCGCGTCGTGAAGCGGATGATAACGATGGCGGATGTTCACGATAAAGCCACCCGCAGTAAAAATATGCGGGCTATCGCCACGCGCGATACGGCAATCGAAAAGCGGATAGCGGGCCTTCTCACCCAGGCGGGTTTCACGTTTGTTGCCCAGGCGCGTGCGCTGCCGGGGCGCCCCGATTTCGCGTTACCCGACTACCGTTGCGTTATCTTTACTCACGGCTGTTTCTGGCATCACCATGACTGTTATCTGTTTAAAGTACCGGCCACCCGGACGACGTTCTGGCTGGATAAAATCGCCGGCAACGTGGCGCGCGACGCCCGCGACCGGCAACAGCTGGCAGAGCAGGGCTGGCGGGTGCTGATCATCTGGGAATGCGCCCTGCGCGGCCGTCTGAAGCTGGACGATAAGGCGCTCACTGAGCGTCTGGAAGAATGGATCTGCGGCGCCGGGCACGACGCGCAGATCGACACGCAGGGGATCCGCGAGCTGGCGCTTACTTCGCCACCTTACAAGGGGTAGCCTCGCTGTGGGCGGGGAAGAGATATTTCCCCAGCGTCACCAGCACCACGGCGAAAATAATCACCGCCAGCGCCAGCCACTCGATGAGTGACAGACTCTCGCCACCGAAGCCGGTGCCGAGGAGAACCGCGACCACCGGATTAACATAGGCGTAGCTGGTGGCTACCGCCGGGGTGACATTGCGGATTAAAAACATGTAGGCGTTGATGGCGATAAGCGAGCCAAAGATAGCCAGATAGGCCAGAGCGGCAATCCCTGACCAGGAGGGCGCCTGGGTTAAGGTTTCGCCACTCAGCCATGAGGCGGCCAGCAGGACGATCCCGGCGGCGAGCATCTCAATAGCGCCCGCCATCATGCCGGTCGGCAGCACGATCCGCGACCCGTAAACCGAACCAAACGCCCAGCTTAATGAGCCGATCAGGATCAGCAGCGCCCCCCAGGGATTGCCGTTTAAATTGCCACCACTGTTTAGCATCACGATACCCGCCAGGCCAATCGCAATGCCCAGCCACTCCAGTTTTCGCGTGGCGATGCCGAAAAAGCGGCTGAAGCACAGGGTGAACAGCGGAACGGTAGCAACCATCACCGCCGCAATGCCGGAGGGTACATGTTGATGTTCAGCCAGGGTGACGAAGCCGTTGCCGACGGCAAGCAGCAAAATTCCGATAAGTGCAGCGTTAAGCAGCGGCCGCCATGCCGGCAGTTTATGACCGGTGGCCAGTAGCCAGCCCAGCAGCAGCACGCCGGCCGAGAGAAAGCGAATGCCGGCCATCATCAGCGGCGGCCAGCTGGCGACGCCGACGGCGATGGCAAAATAGGTTGAACCCCAAATGATATACAGCGCAAACAGCGCCCCGATAAGCGGTAACAGCTGACGGGTAGACATACTTCCTCACGACGGTGCAGAGATAGAAAGGGGACATATAGTAAACGTGAAAACGATCGTGCTGGCGAGCGCTTAATTTGCCCGAATTTGTTAAATTTATATTGACTAATTGTACCTTGGGCACCGGCCGTTTTTTAACGCATACTCGAGGGAGACATTGATGAAAAGAGAAGGAAAATCATTTTGGCAGGAAGTAGTCTTTTAACGTTACTCGATGATATCGCCACGTTGCTGGATGATATTTCTGTGATGGGCAAGGTCGCAGCGAAAAAAACGGCAGGGGTGCTGGGCGACGATTTGTCTCTCAATGCCCAACAGGTTACCGGGGTGCGCGCGAATCGCGAACTGCCCGTAGTCTGGGGGGTGGCAAAAGGGTCGTTCGTTAATAAAGTGATCCTGGTACCACTGGCTTTGTTGATCAGCGCCTTCATCCCCTGGGCGATTACGCCATTATTAATGCTGGGCGGGGCGTTTCTCTGTTTCGAAGGGGTGGAGAAGGTGCTTCACAGCCTGGAGGCGCGCAAACACAAAGAGGATCCCGAACGGCGGCAGCAGCGCCTTGAAGCGCTGGCGGAGCGCGATCCGCTGGCCTTTGAGCGTGACAAAGTCAAAGGGGCGATTCGCACCGATTTTATTTTGTCTGCGGAAATTGTCGCCATTACCCTCGGCATTGTAGCGGAAGCACCGCTGCTCAATCAGATCCTGATCCTCTCCGGTATCGCCATCCTGGTGACCATCGGGGTGTACGGCCTGGTGGGCGTGATCGTCAAGCTGGATGATATGGGATACTGGCTGGTGGAGAAGCGCGGCGCGCTGGCGCAATGGTTGGGCAAAGGATTATTAGCCGTGGCTCCCCGACTGATGAAAGTGCTCTCTATCGTCGGCACGCTCGCCATGTTCCTTGTTGGTGGTGGGATTGTGGTTCACGGCATCGCGCCGCTGCATCATGCCATTGAGCACTGGAGCGCGGGTATGGGTGGGGTGCTGGCCTCCTCGCTGCCGGTCATCGCCAATCTGGTGCTGGGTTTTATCATTGGTGCGGTGGTTCTGGCGGGAGTGAAGGCAGTTAGCCGTCTGCGTCAGTCCCTGAAATAACGCGTCGTGTTGTCTACTCCTGAAAACGCTGCGCCGGAGATGCCTGGCGTTTTAGTGCGCCCGCAGGCCAAAGCGCCTGGGACGCGGATAGGGTCTGGTTTGCGGAACGTACTGCGAGAAAATGATGGATAAGTCACTGCGGTTGACGTTGAAAAAGCTTCATCATCTGACTCGTCCTTCACATGTGGTCAATGTGTGCTTTATCGTGGTGCTGCTTTTATCCACGCTGCTGATCTGGCGTGAAATCAACGTCCTGGAAGAGGCCTACGTGGCTAACCAGCGTAACAACCTGGCGAACGTCGCGCATGAAATGGATGGACTGCTGCAGTTCAACATCGACAGGATGATGTTTTTTCGTCACGGGATGCAGGCTGCTCTCGAACAGCCGCTCGATA contains the following coding sequences:
- the drpB gene encoding cell division protein DrpB; the protein is MEEQAKRSPGGKLALWALYAFCGYCIWVIVRYWWVVGKIQSVPGASVDGDFGTTAGKWLGALLGMLVLGGIGAILGAVVWYTRPSRGGQDNQR
- a CDS encoding DNA cytosine methyltransferase; its protein translation is MSLTEQASEEAQALLRQLMTIYDVKTLVAELISVGEQHWSAAILKRVVTLNRVAERLRPQEIAHLATLLPSPPVHHPHYAFRFVDLFAGIGGIRSGFEAIGGQCVFTSEWNKHAVRTYKANWYCDPQQHRFNEDIRDITLSHRPEVSDEEAAQHIRETLPQHDVLLAGFPCQPFSLAGVSKKNAMGRAHGFACETQGTLFFDVVRIIAARQPAIFVLENVKNLKSHDQGRTFRIIMQTLDELGYEVADAGHTGADDPKVIDGRHFLPQHRERIVLVGFRRDLQLHEGFTLRDIAALYPSVRPTFGELLEPTVDAKFILTTVLWKYLYRYARKHQARGNGFGYGLVDPSNPHSVARTLSARYYKDGAEILVDRGWDRALGETHFDDPQNQLRRPRRLTPRECARLMGFESPQGMRFRIPVSDTQAYRQFGNSVVVPVFAAVARLLAPRIAQAVARREADDNDGGCSR
- a CDS encoding very short patch repair endonuclease; its protein translation is MADVHDKATRSKNMRAIATRDTAIEKRIAGLLTQAGFTFVAQARALPGRPDFALPDYRCVIFTHGCFWHHHDCYLFKVPATRTTFWLDKIAGNVARDARDRQQLAEQGWRVLIIWECALRGRLKLDDKALTERLEEWICGAGHDAQIDTQGIRELALTSPPYKG
- the yedA gene encoding drug/metabolite exporter YedA encodes the protein MSTRQLLPLIGALFALYIIWGSTYFAIAVGVASWPPLMMAGIRFLSAGVLLLGWLLATGHKLPAWRPLLNAALIGILLLAVGNGFVTLAEHQHVPSGIAAVMVATVPLFTLCFSRFFGIATRKLEWLGIAIGLAGIVMLNSGGNLNGNPWGALLILIGSLSWAFGSVYGSRIVLPTGMMAGAIEMLAAGIVLLAASWLSGETLTQAPSWSGIAALAYLAIFGSLIAINAYMFLIRNVTPAVATSYAYVNPVVAVLLGTGFGGESLSLIEWLALAVIIFAVVLVTLGKYLFPAHSEATPCKVAK
- a CDS encoding DUF808 domain-containing protein is translated as MAGSSLLTLLDDIATLLDDISVMGKVAAKKTAGVLGDDLSLNAQQVTGVRANRELPVVWGVAKGSFVNKVILVPLALLISAFIPWAITPLLMLGGAFLCFEGVEKVLHSLEARKHKEDPERRQQRLEALAERDPLAFERDKVKGAIRTDFILSAEIVAITLGIVAEAPLLNQILILSGIAILVTIGVYGLVGVIVKLDDMGYWLVEKRGALAQWLGKGLLAVAPRLMKVLSIVGTLAMFLVGGGIVVHGIAPLHHAIEHWSAGMGGVLASSLPVIANLVLGFIIGAVVLAGVKAVSRLRQSLK